GGCTGGAATACGTCAAGCAGTATGCCGAAAACGGTGATCAGGTGTATGCCACGGTCCGCGATCTCAACCAGGCAGCGGCGCTAAGACATCTGGCCAGCCAGCATGACAACGTGGAGTTACTGACGCTAGAGGTCGCTGATGTGTCCGCCATTCGTGCATTGGCTAACGTGCTATCCACGCTCACCGTGGATATTTTGATCAGCAATGCCGGCACCTATCCAGACAGCGCGTTCGGCAACACCGATGTGCAGGCCTGGTTACATGCCTTTCAAGTGAATACGCTCTCTACATATTATTTGGCAGAGGCTTTTTTACCACAATTGCAGCGCGCGGATGCCGCCAAATTCATCGCCATGACCAGCAAAATGGGCAGTATTGCTGACAATGGTCGTGGTGGAGAATATATTTATCGCAGCAGCAAAACAGCTTTGAACATGGTGGTTAAAAGTCTCGCCATCGACTTACGCCCGTCTAATATCACCGTGGCGGCTTTACACCCTGGCTGGGTACGCACAGAGATGGGCGGGCCCAATGGATTGATTGATACCCAGACCAGTGTGCGCGGATTACGCCAAGTGATTGCGCAACTAGATACCCATCAATCAGGTCACTTTATTGCCTATGACGGTCAAGAGATTCCCTGGTAAATCCAGAAGAATCACTTAGTCTGAAGCGGGGGTGACTTTGTAAGGACTGCGCTCTTCCAGTTCATCCACATATGCTTGCATCGTCCCGGCTTCGCGATCGAGAAAACGGGCCACACTTTGATGAAAGTCAGGGTGAGTCAACCAATGATAAGAACAGGTCGTGTAAGGCACAAAGCCGCGTGCCAGCTTGTGCACCCCTTGCGCGCCGCCTTCAAAATAGCGGATGCCATGACCGATACAAAACTGTTGTGGCTGGTAATAGCACAACTCAAAATGCAAACAAGAGATGTCTCTTAAGCTGCCCCAGTAGCGCCCATATAGGGTATCTTGGCCTAATACACAGACACTGGCGGCCACATCCACGCCGTCCTGGGATGCAATGAACAAGATAAACTGATCTGGCATCTCGCGAACGACTTGCTCAAAAAATGTGAGCGGTAGATAGGGTGAACTGCCATGCCGGTGATAGGTGTTGCAATAGCACTGATAAAACAAAGCCAAGGCTTCCGGCGACACGGTGTGTCCCGTCATGACGCGGCATTGCACCCCCTGCTGCTGCACTTTGTTGCGCTCCTGGCGAATCTTCTTGCGCTTGTCGCGACTGAGCACCGCAAGAAACGCCTCCCAATCGACATAGGACAGGTTTTCCCAACGAAACTGCACACCCGTGCGACGCAATCCCTCAGTCTCTGCGCAAGCATTCGCCGACGACGCATCTGGGAACAACACATGCAAGCCAGAAAAACCATGGCTTTGGCATAACGCCCGCATTTGCGACACCATGGCTATCGCCAACGCCTGCGGCGCGGTGTAATCAGGATGAATAAGTAAACGCGGGCCTGTCACTGGCGAAAACGGAATGGCGGAAATCAGCTTGGGATAATATTGGCCACCCGCCTGTTCGTAAGCTTCCGCCCATGACCAATCGAAAACATATTCGCCGTAAGAATGCGTTTTTAAATAACAAGGGGCCGCGGCGACTAATTGCGCACCCTCGAACACCGCAAGGTGATAGGGCGTCCAACCGGTTTGATGATCTACCGCTGCAGACAACTCAAATGCGCGTAGAAAATGGTAATCGAGCATGGGATGTGCGCCTGCCAAGGCTTGCCAATCCGCCGCCGAGATGGCCTGTAAGCCTCGATACCAGACAAACGATAATTGACTGATATCCATCTCTGGAATCACACGGTCAGCGTCAAAACAAGGGGGTGCGGCAAACCCGCATGCACGGAAAATGGAATGCTGGAGGGCATGTTGGCTAAGCGTTAGCTGGGGCGTTTACGGATCACTGAAACATCTTTGCCAGTGGCATTGAGAGGACTGTTGGCTGGAATAACTGAATTTGGCGATTTAGGTTTGCTTCTGGCTTTTGCATCCGCGTCCGATTCGTTCATGATTGATGCTTGCGCTTGGGTCTTAGCCTCGGCTTCACGCTGCCGCTCGACCATCTTGGCATAGGCATTTTCAAGCTCATCCAAAGTAATCACCCCATTGCCATCGAGATCAACATAAGAAAAATGTCGCGCGACTTGTGGCAGGCACAAGGTAGCCTCTTCGCGGTCCAACGACTCATCGTTGTCGCGGTTACATTCATTAAAACGCTGCGAAATGCTGTCATGCATCGCCTTGCGTTTTTGCATCATGGCTTGGTGGTCAGGATCGGTGTTACGGGCGTAATCTGAAAGGGCTTTACGCAAACGGGCGCGGTCTTCTGGGCTGAAGTTGTGTTCTAGGGTTTTAGACAGGCCGACATCATCATTCTCCACCATGCGATTGTCAGATAGCCGAATTGGCATCTTTAGATCAGCAAAAGCAGGCACCGCCAGCAACATGGTCGTTGTTAGCAAAAAAACCTCTTTCAAATGTTTGTTCGCTCTACACATCCACATCCAAACGTAATACCTTCGTTCCTGTTTCACTCATAGCGTTTAAACCATCTATTCAAAGTAAAACCAAGAAAATAAACATCACAGATATCGCCTGACTTTAAAATCAGGCTGACAAACATAACGCAACCATGGTCAAGGCATCAACAGATTTAACAAAAAATAGCTTGTTTCATGACCATCGCTACCATTTTCAGGGGGCTATCTTGCCTCACGATTGTAAATGCAATGTTTCATCATTCACGCTATTTGTAACCAAGTTGTAACCATGCCCATTTCTTGCGGCATACGGCTTGGAGTATAATAATAAAGATAAGTTTTACGGCTAAGCCGTTTTAATGTCCATTGTCAGGTCATCCTGTTGGAGACCAAGCGCGTTAACAGACACGCCCGCTTCTGTGTAAAAAGGTACGTAATGGCAGAACAGTTAAAAAAAATATTGATGGTAGATGATGATTTGCGGATGCGCGAACTTTTACAGCGCTACCTGACAGAACAAGGCTTCAATATCAAATCCGTTTCCGATGGTAGAGAGCTCGACAAAGCCATGGCAGCAGAGAGCTTTGACCTGTTAATTCTCGACCTGATGTTGCCCGGCGAAGATGGCCTTGCCATTTGCCGTAGGCTACGCGGCGCCAATCATGTAACCCCTATCATCATGCTGACCGCGCGTGGAGATGAAGTGGATCGTATCGTTGGTCTGGAGATGGGCGCCGACGACTATCTGCCCAAGCCGTTCAACCCGCGTGAGTTACTGGCCCGGATCAATGCAGTATTACGCCGCCACGAAATCACCCCAAAACAGGTGGTCGAAGAAAAAAATGCCTCTTTCCAATTTGGCGAGTTCGTGTTCGATATCAACACACGCAGCCTCACCAAGAATGGTGTACCCATCACCATTACCAGCGGCGAATTTACACTGCTCAAAGTGTTCACTGAGCACCCACGTCAACCTTTGTCGCGCGATCGCCTGATGCAGCTAGCGCGAGGGCGTGAGCTGGATGTGTTCGATCGAAGCATCGATGTGCAAGTGTCACGCCTACGCCGCATCATCGAGCCTGACCCTGCGCATCCTCGCTATTTGCAAACCATGTGGGGCTTTGGTTATGTCTTTATTCCAGACGGTGAAGCACCGCAATAAGCGGCCCGCCTGAAGTCACACCCGTGCGCTTACTGCCTCGCAGACTGCTCTCTCGCATCATGTTACTGATCGCCATTTTATTGGCGGTCAGTATCTATGCTTCGCTCAAAATCTTTGATTACTTCGATCGTGAACCAAGAGCGACTGCGGCAGCTTTGCAAGCAGTGACCATTGTGAATTACACGCGTGCATCTTTAATCGCCTCCCACGAAAACCGCAGACTCGCCCTATTGTCTGAGCTCTCCGGACGCGAAGGCGTACGTGTGTATGCCGCAGACTTTTTAGAAGATATTGAACCACTCCCGCTGGATCCGTTCATCAATTTGGTCGCGCAAAAAATCCGTGAGCGCTTAGGCGAAGAGACCATTATCACAGTCAATCACTACGATATTCCTGGTCTTTGGATTAGCTTTAACGTTGGACAAGATGATTTCTGGGTGGTGATCCCTAAAATTCAGGTCGACCGCCCTTTTCCATGGCACTGGCTAGGCTGGGCAGCGGTAGTCGGGCTATTGTCACTGATTGGCGGCTACCTGTTGACCGCGAGAATCAACCGACCGCTGACCATGCTGGTGCATGCCGCCGAGCGCTTGCGTAACGGTGAACCCGCGCCCAAATTACCCGAAGACAGCGTAGAAGAACTCCGCGAAGTGACGCACACTTTTAATGAAATGGCTGAGTCTTTGGCCAGGCTGGATGCAGAGCGCACACTATTGCTGGCTGGCGTATCGCACGACATTCGGACGCCTTTGGCGCGCTTGCGGCTGGCGGTTGAAATGCTGCCGCAAGAAGCGGACTACATGAAACACGGCATGATTGAAGATATTTCTGATATGGATAATATCATTCACCAGTTTTTAGACTTTGTGCGTGGGGTGGAGGGGGAACCGACCCGCATGATGGACATCAATGATTTGCTGCACGCCTTGGCAGAACGCCAGCGCCGTGCGGGCCGCGAACTGAAAGTCTCATTGGGTCCGAAGTATTTTATTCCGATCCGCCCGCTTGCCATGCAGCGTTTGTTGGACAACCTCGTCGGCAATGCCTACAACTACGGCAAAGGAAAAGTAGAAGTGCGCAGCCAAGTGATGGCCGACAAAATCGTGATTAGTGTGCTCGACAACGGCCCTGGCATCCCCCCTGAACATGCCGAGCGCTTATTGCGCCCATTCGAGCGCATGGATAGCGCCCGCAACAAATATGAAGGCGGCAGTGGCCTCGGACTGGCCATTTGCAACCGGATTGCCACCTTACATAGCGGGCAACTCGCCTTACTCAATCGGCCGGAGGGCGGGCTGGAAGCCAGGCTCTCGCTGCCGATTTTGCCCAATGCTTGATACCCGCACGCAGGCGCTGCATTGACTATTCCGCTGGCGTAAACCAGTTAAGTCGCGCGCGCAACTTCACGACCTCTCCAATAATTGTAAGGCTAGGCGGTTTCAAGCCAGCAGCAGCCACTTCGGCCGCTAAGTGTTGCAGGGTAGATTCCACCACCCGCTGCTTTTGTGTTGTCCCCTGCTGAATCACCGCAGCAGGCATGTCGGGCGACACGCCTTGCGCGATCAGATTGCTGCAAATTTGCGCCAAGCCCACCAAGCCCATATAAATAACCACGGTTTGATTCGGCCGTGCCATCGCTTGCCAGTCGAGATCTACCGTGCCATCTTTCAAATGCCCGGTAATAAACAAGCAGGCTTGTGCATAATCTCGGTGCGTTAGGGGAATCCCCGCATAAGTGGAGACGCCATTGGCTGCCGTAATTCCGGGCACGACTTGAAATGGCACGCCATGCTGCATCAGGGTTTCAATCTCTTCACCACCGCGACCAAAAATAAACGGGTCGCCGCCTTTTAAGCGCAAGACACGCTTGCCCTCAAGCGCGAGCCGCGCCAGCAATTGGTTAATTTCTTCTTGCGGCAACGTATGCTGGTCGCGTGATTTACCCACAAACACCAACTCGGCATCGCGCCGCACCAGCTCCATCACCTCTTTACTGACTAATTTGTCATAGACGCAAACATCGCATTGCTGCATCAAGCGCAACGCCCTAAAGGTGAGCAAATCGGGATCCCCCGGCCCACCACCCACTAGATAGACTTCACCGCGGGTGGGCGCATCTTCCGTTTGTTGCAATAATGACGCTAGCAGCTCGCGCGCCGCGTGCTCTTGGCCGGACAATACCCGCTCGACCAACGGCCCATTGAGGACATCCTCCCAAAAACGGCGCCGTGCGGGCATATTGGTAAACTTGGCTTTCACTTGCTCACGAAACTCACCCGCAATATTCGCGATTCGGCCATACGCCGCAGGCAACATGGTTTCAATCTTGCTGCGAATGTGCCGCGCCAGCACCGGCGCATTGCCCTCACTAGAAATCGCGATCACGATTGGACTGCGGTCAATAATAGACCCCATGGTAAAGGTGCATAAGGCTGGCGCATCAACCACATTCACCGGGATATTCAGGCGTTTAGCGGCAATAGAAACGGCCTCATTCACCGACTCATCATCGGTGGCTGCAATGACTAAACAAGCACTGGTCAACTGCTCAGCGTGAAACTCAGCCGGTACGTACGCGATCTCCCCTTGCTCAGCCAGCACACGCAACTCATCGCACAACGCAGGAGAAATAACAGTAATCTGACCCTGTGCCTTGCGCAACATCAGCACCTTACGTGTGGCAACATCGCCCCCGCCGATCACAATACAAGGTCGTTGCGCAATATTAAAAAAAATCGGTAAGGCTTGCATGAAACTAGGCTTGTATAAAAAAGCTTATTTTACCGCAGAGCCTCGGTGACCGGGGATTGAATGTGACCTAGGGTTTCACCTGCAAATACGCTAAAATACTGTTTTTGTGAGAAATTTAGCCTTTCATGAAGCAGGACAGCGGAAAAAAAATATTCATCAAGTCGTTTGGTTGCCAGATGAACGAGTACGATGCCTCACGCATGGTGGATCTCATGCGCGAACATGATGGGATGACCCAGACCGACAACATGGAAGAAGCGGATGTGATCCTGCTCAACACCTGCTCGGTGCGTGAAAAAGCCGAAGAAAAAGTATTCAGCCACCTTGGTCGCATGATTCCGCTCAAACAAAAAAACCCCAATCTAGTGATTGGCGTCGGCGGTTGCGTCGCCAGCCAAGAAGGCGATGCGATTATCAAACGTGCCCCATATGTGGACGTAGTGTTTGGACCGCAAACCTTGCACCGCCTGCCCGCACTGATCCAAGCCAAGCGCACTGAAAACAAACCGCAGGTCGACATCACCTTCCCTGAAATTGAAAAATTTGACCATTTGCCGCCGCCACGCATTGAAGGCGCCACTGCCTTTTTAAGCATCATGGAAGGCTGCAGTAAATATTGTAGTTTTTGCGTGGTGCCTTACACGCGAGGCGAAGAGTTTTCGCGCCCGTTTGAAGATGTGCTGACTGAGGCCATACAACTGGCGGAGCAAGGCGTCAAAGAACTCACCTTGCTTGGACAAAACGTGAACGCCTACCGTGTGCAATATCAAGGCATTGAGGCAGACTTGGCCTTACTAATTGAGACCATTGCTGAGATTCCACAAATTGAGCGTATTCGTTATACCACCAGCCACCCGAACGAAATGAGTGAGCGTCTGATTGCCTGCCATGCGACGGTGCCCAAACTGGCCAATCAATTGCACCTGCCGGTGCAAGCCGGCAGCGATCGTATTCTGATGGCGATGAAACGTAACTATACGACGCTGCAGTACAAAGGTCTGATTCGCAAACTCAAAGCAGCCAATCCGGCGCTGACCATCACGAGCGACATCATCGTGGGCTTCCCTGGCGAGACGGAAAAAGACTTTCAAGCCACACTCAAACTGATGCGCGACGTTGGCTTTGATTACAGCTTCAGCTTTTTATACAGTCCGCGGCCGGGCACCCCGGCCAGCTATCTGCCAGACGAGACGCCTACCAGCGAAAAAGCCGCATGGCTGAAGCAGCTGCAAACTGAAAACGAAGCCAATGGCGATGCGATCAGCCGCGCCATGTTAGGCACGGTGCAACGCGTGCTGATTGATGGGCCTTCTTGGAAAGACCCAGGCCTGTTAGCGGGCAAAACCGACAATGGCCGCGTAGTAGATATTGCAGCCGACGCACGTTTTATCCATCACATGGTCGAAGTCAAGATCACCGATGTCTATAACCCCAAACGCCTGGTTGGCGAAATTGTGAATGAAGCATGGAAATTACCCTAACGCCCGAAGACAATCTGATGCTGGCTAACTTATGTGGCCCACTCGATGAAAACATCCGCCAATTAGCCAATGGGCTCGATATTGACATCAACCGTCGTGGCAACACATTTCACTTAAGCGGCACACAAAGTAATATGCGGCTGGGCGCACAATTGCTAGAGAATTTCTATGGGCGCGCAAAAAAACCAATCGAGCTGGAAGATATCCAGCTAGGGTTAGTAGAAATCGACAAACTCAAACCCGAGCAAGTCGCCAGTAGCCACATGCCGGCATTGATGACGCGGCGCGGCGACCTGCATGGCCGCACACCCCGTCAGGTCAGCTATTTGCAGCAAATTCAAGACCACGATATTACGTTTGGTATCGGCCCAGCAGGCACCGGCAAAACCTATCTCGCCGTCGCCAGTGCGGTAGATGCCATGACGCGTGATCGGGTGAAAAGAATTGTATTGGTCCGACCGGCGGTAGAGGCCGGTGAACGTCTAGGCTTTTTACCTGGCGACTTGAATCAGAAAGTGGATCCCTACCTGCGCCCTTTGTATGACGCGCTATATGACTTGGCGGGCTACGATACCGTGAATAAAATGTTTGAACGAGGAGCGATTGAAGTCGCGCCGCTTGCTTACATGCGCGGCCGCACGCTGAACCAAAGCTTTATTATTCTAGATGAAGCGCAAAATACAACACCTGAACAAATGAAAATGTTTTTAACTCGTATCGGCTTTGGCACCAAAGCGGTGATCACAGGCGACGTGACACAGATTGACTTACAGCGTCACCAGAAAAGCGGCCTAGTAGAGGCGCAGAAGATTCTCAAAGACGTGAAAGGCATAGCCTTCACGCACTTTCTGTCACAGGATGTCGTTCGACATCCGTTGGTACAAAAGATTATCAACGCGTATGAGAAGTTTGAGTTAAACGCGCAAAAAAATGAATCCTAACCGGGGTGACTGGCCTAGCGATTTCATCTGCTCACACACCACAAGCAAGCTAGGTTAGCGTTGATTTGAAAACGAATGCGCGGCTCACGCTTTAGTTTTATTGTATTCTCTTTTTCGGCCATATAACGGCTAGGTTTGGATTCAGGGCTTAGGCCTTGAAGGCAGGAAACTTCTGCATCACCTCGACGAACAACGGACTTTCTAACCAGCCCGCTAACCATGCGCTGAGTTGCGGATAGGGGCCAGTTGCAAACCAATCGGCATCCACCGCGGCAAATTGCCTGATAAACGGAAAAATCGCAACATCGACCAAACTGGCAGATCCCCCCAACAGATAGGCATGTTGCTGCAAAGCGGTTTCTAACGTTTGTAAAAACTGCTCCCCCTGTTCACGGTAAAACTGTTGCGAATGCTCGGGGTAACGCTCTGGATATTTGTAGCGGTCGAGCGCCTTTTTAAATGCGCCATCGTTGCTGTGAATCAGATGATTCACGGCCTGCGGGTCCGCATTCAGCCAGCCTTGAGCATCGCTCTGCGCAAGGGCCCATTGCATAATATCTAGGCTTTGCTCCAACACCTTACCGTCTGGCAGTTGCAAAACCGGCACCGTGCCTTTCGGCGAAATCTGTAATAAATGGGCTGGCTTATCACGCAAGGAGACTTCGCGCACTTCGACCGATATCTGCGCTGCCCATAAGGCCATGCGGGCACGCATGGCATACGGACAGCGACGATAGGAATATAAAATAGGCAGCGCCATTACATTAGCGCTTTGCGACAGTCCGTAATGAGCTGCGGGCCTTTATATATCAGCCCGCTGTACAGTTGCACCAAGCTGGCGCCTGCCGCCATTTTCTCTTTGGCATCCTCGCCATTTAAAATACCGCCGACACCGATAATCGGTAAGCTGCCCTGGAGCGAAGCCGCCAGCGTTTGAATGACACGGGTTGACCCGGCTTTGACCGGCGCGCCAGATAGCCCACCCGCTTCCTCAGCATGGGGCAGACCCGCTACCGCATCACGCGCCAGCGTGGTATTGGTGGCAATCACGCCATCCATGCCATGCTGCATCAGCAACTCGGCGATTTCCTGCACTTGTTCGGTGGTCAAATCGGGGGCAATTTTCAATGCCACCGGCACATATTTACCATGCACCTGCGACAAGATTTTTTGCTCCGCTTTAAGGGTTGCCAACAACTGGCCCAGCGCGTCTTTTTCTTGCAGGGCGCGCAGGTTTTTGGTATTCGGTGAAGAGATATTGACCGTGATATAACTGGCGTGGCTATACGCTTTACGCATGCAAATCAGATAATCCTCGGCAGCCCGTTCATTCGGCGTATCAAAGTTTTTACCAATATTAATGCCTAGAATGCCTTTGAACTTGGCCGCTTTCACGTTTTGGATCAATTGATCCAGCCCCAAGTTATTAAAGCCAAAGCGATTAATAATGCCCTCTGCCTCTGGCACACGAAATAAGCGCGGTTTAGGGTTGCCAGGTTGTGCACGCGGCGTGACGGTCCCCACCTCAATAAAACCAAAGCCGAGTGCTGCCATGCCATCAATCACCGCAGCGTTCTTATCTAAGCCCGCTGCCAATCCCACTGGGTTAGGAAACGTCAGGCCCATGACTTGAGTGGGTTGATCTGGCAAACGGCTGCCGAGCAATTGCAGTAAGCCCCATTGTTCGGCGCGCTTGAGTGACTGCAACGTCACATCGTGCGCATGTTCTGCTTCGAGTTGAAACAGCAAAGGCTTCAGTAGTGGGTAAATATTCATGCGTTATTTCCTAACAGTCTTACATCGTGCGCGCTTGGCTTGATTTAAGCGATGATTGCGTGCATCACTTTTGCGTTACATCAAAAACCACCTCACAAATCGGGTTCAAAATTATCCTCACATTCAATACTTATTAAATGACGCACTTACAGGAGGAACCCTGATGAAAATTTTGATTGATTTGTTTTCTACGGATTATGGTTTGATGAGTTTTATCGTCATTGCGATTATTTTTTTGGTGATGACTTGGGCGGGCGTTTATGTCACGCTCAAAGCTCGCCAAAAATAAACCAGAGCGTCGCGTACCAACACAAACCCCGCTCTCGCGGGGTTTGTATGTTTTACAGCAGTACTTTTTCAATCCCGCCGTTATTGGCTTTCTGAATGTAATCTTGCATCCAGTTTTCACCCAGAATATGCTTCGCCATTTCTACCACAATATAATCGGCTTCAATTCCGGTGTCGTCCCCATAACGTGACAATCCTTGCAGGCAGCTTGGGCAAGAGGTCAGGATCTTCACCGATTGCTCTGGTGCGCCCACGGTCAAGCCCATTTTCTCCATGCCTTTTTCAAGCTCTTCTTGCTTGCGGAATTTCACCTGCGTGGCAATATCAGGACGCGCAGCGGCGAACGTACCAGACTCACCACAACAACGGTCATTTAACGCAACGTCAGATCCCATCAGCT
This Methylophilus medardicus DNA region includes the following protein-coding sequences:
- the cysG gene encoding siroheme synthase CysG, which gives rise to MQALPIFFNIAQRPCIVIGGGDVATRKVLMLRKAQGQITVISPALCDELRVLAEQGEIAYVPAEFHAEQLTSACLVIAATDDESVNEAVSIAAKRLNIPVNVVDAPALCTFTMGSIIDRSPIVIAISSEGNAPVLARHIRSKIETMLPAAYGRIANIAGEFREQVKAKFTNMPARRRFWEDVLNGPLVERVLSGQEHAARELLASLLQQTEDAPTRGEVYLVGGGPGDPDLLTFRALRLMQQCDVCVYDKLVSKEVMELVRRDAELVFVGKSRDQHTLPQEEINQLLARLALEGKRVLRLKGGDPFIFGRGGEEIETLMQHGVPFQVVPGITAANGVSTYAGIPLTHRDYAQACLFITGHLKDGTVDLDWQAMARPNQTVVIYMGLVGLAQICSNLIAQGVSPDMPAAVIQQGTTQKQRVVESTLQHLAAEVAAAGLKPPSLTIIGEVVKLRARLNWFTPAE
- a CDS encoding sensor histidine kinase → MRLLPRRLLSRIMLLIAILLAVSIYASLKIFDYFDREPRATAAALQAVTIVNYTRASLIASHENRRLALLSELSGREGVRVYAADFLEDIEPLPLDPFINLVAQKIRERLGEETIITVNHYDIPGLWISFNVGQDDFWVVIPKIQVDRPFPWHWLGWAAVVGLLSLIGGYLLTARINRPLTMLVHAAERLRNGEPAPKLPEDSVEELREVTHTFNEMAESLARLDAERTLLLAGVSHDIRTPLARLRLAVEMLPQEADYMKHGMIEDISDMDNIIHQFLDFVRGVEGEPTRMMDINDLLHALAERQRRAGRELKVSLGPKYFIPIRPLAMQRLLDNLVGNAYNYGKGKVEVRSQVMADKIVISVLDNGPGIPPEHAERLLRPFERMDSARNKYEGGSGLGLAICNRIATLHSGQLALLNRPEGGLEARLSLPILPNA
- a CDS encoding DUF3149 domain-containing protein produces the protein MKILIDLFSTDYGLMSFIVIAIIFLVMTWAGVYVTLKARQK
- a CDS encoding quinone-dependent dihydroorotate dehydrogenase, yielding MNIYPLLKPLLFQLEAEHAHDVTLQSLKRAEQWGLLQLLGSRLPDQPTQVMGLTFPNPVGLAAGLDKNAAVIDGMAALGFGFIEVGTVTPRAQPGNPKPRLFRVPEAEGIINRFGFNNLGLDQLIQNVKAAKFKGILGINIGKNFDTPNERAAEDYLICMRKAYSHASYITVNISSPNTKNLRALQEKDALGQLLATLKAEQKILSQVHGKYVPVALKIAPDLTTEQVQEIAELLMQHGMDGVIATNTTLARDAVAGLPHAEEAGGLSGAPVKAGSTRVIQTLAASLQGSLPIIGVGGILNGEDAKEKMAAGASLVQLYSGLIYKGPQLITDCRKALM
- the ompR gene encoding osmolarity response regulator transcription factor OmpR; amino-acid sequence: MAEQLKKILMVDDDLRMRELLQRYLTEQGFNIKSVSDGRELDKAMAAESFDLLILDLMLPGEDGLAICRRLRGANHVTPIIMLTARGDEVDRIVGLEMGADDYLPKPFNPRELLARINAVLRRHEITPKQVVEEKNASFQFGEFVFDINTRSLTKNGVPITITSGEFTLLKVFTEHPRQPLSRDRLMQLARGRELDVFDRSIDVQVSRLRRIIEPDPAHPRYLQTMWGFGYVFIPDGEAPQ
- a CDS encoding GNAT family N-acetyltransferase, encoding MDISQLSFVWYRGLQAISAADWQALAGAHPMLDYHFLRAFELSAAVDHQTGWTPYHLAVFEGAQLVAAAPCYLKTHSYGEYVFDWSWAEAYEQAGGQYYPKLISAIPFSPVTGPRLLIHPDYTAPQALAIAMVSQMRALCQSHGFSGLHVLFPDASSANACAETEGLRRTGVQFRWENLSYVDWEAFLAVLSRDKRKKIRQERNKVQQQGVQCRVMTGHTVSPEALALFYQCYCNTYHRHGSSPYLPLTFFEQVVREMPDQFILFIASQDGVDVAASVCVLGQDTLYGRYWGSLRDISCLHFELCYYQPQQFCIGHGIRYFEGGAQGVHKLARGFVPYTTCSYHWLTHPDFHQSVARFLDREAGTMQAYVDELEERSPYKVTPASD
- a CDS encoding SDR family oxidoreductase encodes the protein MHTKTVLITGANRGIGLEYVKQYAENGDQVYATVRDLNQAAALRHLASQHDNVELLTLEVADVSAIRALANVLSTLTVDILISNAGTYPDSAFGNTDVQAWLHAFQVNTLSTYYLAEAFLPQLQRADAAKFIAMTSKMGSIADNGRGGEYIYRSSKTALNMVVKSLAIDLRPSNITVAALHPGWVRTEMGGPNGLIDTQTSVRGLRQVIAQLDTHQSGHFIAYDGQEIPW
- a CDS encoding PhoH family protein, with the translated sequence MEITLTPEDNLMLANLCGPLDENIRQLANGLDIDINRRGNTFHLSGTQSNMRLGAQLLENFYGRAKKPIELEDIQLGLVEIDKLKPEQVASSHMPALMTRRGDLHGRTPRQVSYLQQIQDHDITFGIGPAGTGKTYLAVASAVDAMTRDRVKRIVLVRPAVEAGERLGFLPGDLNQKVDPYLRPLYDALYDLAGYDTVNKMFERGAIEVAPLAYMRGRTLNQSFIILDEAQNTTPEQMKMFLTRIGFGTKAVITGDVTQIDLQRHQKSGLVEAQKILKDVKGIAFTHFLSQDVVRHPLVQKIINAYEKFELNAQKNES
- the miaB gene encoding tRNA (N6-isopentenyl adenosine(37)-C2)-methylthiotransferase MiaB; this translates as MKQDSGKKIFIKSFGCQMNEYDASRMVDLMREHDGMTQTDNMEEADVILLNTCSVREKAEEKVFSHLGRMIPLKQKNPNLVIGVGGCVASQEGDAIIKRAPYVDVVFGPQTLHRLPALIQAKRTENKPQVDITFPEIEKFDHLPPPRIEGATAFLSIMEGCSKYCSFCVVPYTRGEEFSRPFEDVLTEAIQLAEQGVKELTLLGQNVNAYRVQYQGIEADLALLIETIAEIPQIERIRYTTSHPNEMSERLIACHATVPKLANQLHLPVQAGSDRILMAMKRNYTTLQYKGLIRKLKAANPALTITSDIIVGFPGETEKDFQATLKLMRDVGFDYSFSFLYSPRPGTPASYLPDETPTSEKAAWLKQLQTENEANGDAISRAMLGTVQRVLIDGPSWKDPGLLAGKTDNGRVVDIAADARFIHHMVEVKITDVYNPKRLVGEIVNEAWKLP
- a CDS encoding glutathione S-transferase translates to MALPILYSYRRCPYAMRARMALWAAQISVEVREVSLRDKPAHLLQISPKGTVPVLQLPDGKVLEQSLDIMQWALAQSDAQGWLNADPQAVNHLIHSNDGAFKKALDRYKYPERYPEHSQQFYREQGEQFLQTLETALQQHAYLLGGSASLVDVAIFPFIRQFAAVDADWFATGPYPQLSAWLAGWLESPLFVEVMQKFPAFKA